The following coding sequences are from one Coffea arabica cultivar ET-39 chromosome 11e, Coffea Arabica ET-39 HiFi, whole genome shotgun sequence window:
- the LOC113718794 gene encoding glucan endo-1,3-beta-glucosidase 13-like, producing MLCVPKIQSVMATPSAPLLLLFLSLISLSSLPSTLSASGSIAINYGRVANDLPSPPQVVQLLKAQGLTKVKLYDTDSTVLSALSGSGISVTVALPNEQLSSAAAGQSYTDSWVQSNIFAYYPKTLIEAIAVGNEVFVDPKNTTPFLVPAMKNVYSSLVKYNVSSIKISSPIALSALQTSYPSSSGSFKLELVEPVIKPMLNFLKQTGSYVMVNAYPFFAYTANTDTISLDYALFRDDKGVTDPNNGLVYKSLFEAQLDAVFAAMNTLGFNDVKVVVSETGWPSKGDENEVGASQQNAASYNGNLVRRVVTSGGTPLRPDEPLNVYLFALFNENQKTGPTSERNYGLFYPSEQKVYDVPLTLEALASAPTASQSNTSRVVTKPHSTSSSGDFFPSTAGQTWCVASGDVGEEKLKAALDYACGEGAADCRPIQPGATCYNPNTLVAHASYAFNSYYQKNARRSGSCYFGGAAYVVSQLPKYGSCDYPTGY from the exons ATGCTCTGCGTCCCAAAGATCCAGAGCGTCATGGCAACTCCTTCGgcccccctcctcctcctcttcctctcCCTCATCTCCCTCTCTTCCCTCCCCTCCACCCTCTCCGCAAGCGGCTCAATTGCCATCAACTACGGCCGTGTTGCCAACGACCTCCCGTCCCCGCCCCAAGTCGTCCAGCTTCTCAAAGCCCAAGGCCTCACTAAAGTTAAGCTCTACGACACAGACTCCACTGTCCTTTCAGCCCTCTCCGGTTCCGGCATCTCCGTGACCGTTGCACTTCCCAACGAACAGCTTTCCTCCGCCGCTGCTGGCCAATCCTACACTGACTCGTGGGTGCAGTCCAACATCTTTGCTTACTACCCCAAAACTCTCATCGAAGCCATTGCCGTCGGGAACGAAGTTTTCGTGGACCCCAAGAACACCACTCCTTTCCTCGTACCCGCCATGAAAAACGTCTACTCTTCGCTGGTTAAGTACAACGTTTCCTCCATCAAGATATCTTCCCCCATCGCTCTCAGCGCACTGCAAACCTCGTACCCGTCGTCCTCCGGTTCGTTCAAGCTGGAGCTGGTTGAACCGGTGATCAAACCGATGCTAAACTTCTTGAAACAAACCGGTTCGTATGTCATGGTCAATGCGTATCCGTTCTTCGCTTACACGGCGAACACGGACACGATTTCGTTGGACTACGCCTTGTTTCGTGACGATAAAGGCGTAACGGACCCGAATAACGGGCTGGTCTACAAGAGCCTGTTCGAGGCCCAACTCGACGCCGTTTTCGCAGCGATGAATACGTTGGGTTTTAACGACGTCAAAGTCGTGGTGTCCGAAACCGGGTGGCCGTCCAAGGGGGACGAAAATGAAGTGGGTGCAAGCCAGCAGAATGCGGCGTCGTACAACGGGAATCTGGTACGCAGGGTGGTTACCAGTGGTGGGACCCCTCTGAGGCCCGACGAGCCGCTCAACGTCTACTTGTTTGCTCTCTTCAATGAGAATCAGAAGACAGGGCCTACCTCCGAGAGGAATTATGGGCTCTTTTACCCGAGCGAGCAGAAAGTTTACGATGTTCCGCTGACGCTGGAGGCCTTGGCCAGTGCACCCACGGCTTCGCAGTCGAACACGAGTCGGGTGGTGACGAAGCCTCATTCCACGTCCAGCAGTGGTGATTTTTTCCCCAGCACCGCGGGCCAGACTTGGTGCGTGGCGAGTGGAGATGTTGGGGAGGAGAAGTTGAAGGCGGCACTGGATTATGCTTGTGGGGAAGGAGCTGCTGATTGCCGTCCGATTCAGCCTGGAGCCACGTGTTACAATCCGAACACACTCGTGGCCCACGCATCGTACGCTTTCAATAGCTATTATCAGAAGAATGCACGGAGAAGTGGGTCCTGTTATTTTGGGGGTGCAGCCTACGTGGTCTCTCAATTGCCCA AGTATGGGAGCTGCGACTATCCCACGGGCTATTGA